One Paralichthys olivaceus isolate ysfri-2021 chromosome 21, ASM2471397v2, whole genome shotgun sequence genomic window carries:
- the plcd3b gene encoding 1-phosphatidylinositol 4,5-bisphosphate phosphodiesterase delta-3-A: protein MLGHRKKAAPAAKNGAGTSSLKAIDPLRNLGVSEDEDVKRMLQGSSMVKVRSPRWQKRRTLKLLEDGVTVWCQSQKTSSRAKEQQSFSVLEVECVREGCQSEMLRQLGGSVPEGRCLTVVFKGPRKSLDLLCQSQEEAQHWARGIRKLQGRVENMSQKEKLDHWIHAYLSRADQNHDDKMSYEEVQTLLQMINIDLSDQYARSLFQKCDRSADGRLDHGEIEVFCRELLRRPELDTVFIRYSANGCVLSTVDLRDFLKDQGEDASLIHAQSLILTYELNEWAQKNQFMTPNGFTMYMLSKENCAFNPEHARVYQDMKHPLAHYFISSSHNTYLTKDQLTGDSSTEPYIRALNHGCRCVELDCWDGDKGEPVIYHGHTLTSKIPFVEVIAVINEYAFKASPYPLILSLENHCSVEQQTVMAQQLRSILGDKLLTKPIGGLDPHSLPSPEDLKGKILVKGKKEHVEGSSSTSDLSSSDEETSRTEGKHPSKKGDPKPSVSKLSPELSELVVYTHSVSFKSFEHAARSPATELSSFSESEALRHIKDSGMYFVRHNSHQLSRIYPSGQRLQSSNYNPQEMWNGGCQIVALNFQTPGEQMDLNQGRFLQNGQCGYILKPPFMCQPGTTFNPENVGGGPGHRPVLFTVRIISAQQLPKPEWDKPSSIVDPHVWVEIHGATIDNNKKKTHHVDNNGFNPRWDCTFNFTIHAPDLALVRFMVEDHDYTSSNDFLGQYTLPFTSLRTGYRHVRLLKVDGSTLSPASLFVHVTVGPCESSPHKSSAKSPARSPTKSSAQGP, encoded by the exons ATGTTGGGCCACCGAAAGAAAGCGGCCCCGGCGGCGAAGAACGGAGCCGGGACGTCCAGTTTAAAAGCCATCGATCCCCTGAGGAACCTCG GAGTCAGCGAGGATGAAGATGTGAAGCGGATGTTGCAGGGCTCCAGTATGGTGAAG GTTCGCTCACCTCGCTGGCAGAAGCGACGAACTCTAAAGCTGCTGGAAGATGGAGTCACTGTGTGGTGTCAGTCCCAAAAAACGTCCTCCCGTGCCAAGGAGCAACAATCCT TCTCTGTCTTGGAGGTGGAGTGCGTTCGGGAGGGTTGCCAGTCAGAGATGTTGCGGCAGTTGGGTGGGTCAGTACCTGAGGGCCGGTGCTTGACGGTGGTCTTCAAAGGGCCCAGAAAGAGCCTGGATCTCCTCTGCCAGAGCCAGGAGGAGGCTCAACACTGGGCCCGCGGCATCCGAAAGCTGCAAGGGAGAGTGGAGAACATGAGCCAGAAGGAGAAACTTGACCA CTGGATTCATGCTTACCTCAGTCGGGCTGACCAGAACCACGATGATAAGATGAGCTATGAAGAGGTCCAGACTCTGCTGCAGATGATCAATATTGATCTGAGCGATCAATATGCCCGCAGCCTATTTCAg AAATGTGACCGGTCAGCTGACGGCCGTCTGGACCACGGGGAGATTGAAGTTTTCTGCAGGGAGTTGTTACGGAGACCGGAGCTGGACACCGTGTTTATCCGCTACTCTGCAAATGGCTGTGTACTTTCCACTGTGGACCTGAGGGACTTCCTGAAGGACCAGGGGGAGGATGCTTCTCTCATCCATGCCCAAAGCCTCATACTCACATATGAACTTAATGAGTGGG CCCAGAAGAACCAGTTCATGACCCCCAATGGCTTCACCATGTACATGCTGTCTAAGGAGAACTGTGCCTTTAACCCTGAACATGCGAGGGTTTACCAAGACATGAAACACCCACTGGCACACtacttcatctcctcctcccacaACACATACCTCACCAAGGACCAGCTGACTGGGGACAGCAGCACGGAGCCATACATACG AGCTCTGAATCACGGTTGTCGCTGTGTGGAGCTGGACTGCTGGGATGGAGATAAAGGAGAGCCGGTCATCTACcacggacacacactcacctccaaAATACCGTTTGTGGAAGTCATTGCGGTTATCAATGAGTATGCTTTTAAA GCATCTCCTTACCCTCTGATCCTGTCCCTGGAGAACCACTGctctgtggagcagcagacagtCATGGCTCAACAACTGCGATCCATCCTGGGAGACAAGCTCCTCACCAAGCCCATCGGAGGTCTGGACCCTCACAGCCTGCCCTCTCCGGAG gatCTCAAAGGGAAAATCCTTGTGAAAGGAAAGAAGGAGCATGTGGAGGGCTCATCGAGCACTTCAGACCTCAGCTCCTCAGATGAGGAGACCAGCAGGACCGAAGGCAAACACCCCTCCAAAAAAGGGGACCCTAAG CCAAGTGTGTCTAAGCTGAGTCCCGAGCTGTCAGAGCTGGTTGTATACACCCACAGTGTTTCCTTTAAAAGCTTTGAACACGCTGCCAGAAGCCCAGCGACTGAACTGTCCTCCTTCTCTGAGAGTGAGGCTCTCAGACACATTAAGGACTCAG GGATGTATTTTGTACGTCACAACAGTCACCAGCTCAGCAGGATCTACCCCTCAGGTCAGCGCCTCCAGTCGTCCAACTACAACCCTCAGGAGATGTGGAATGGAGGCTGTCAGATTG TCGCTCTGAACTTCCAGACCCCTGGTGAGCAGATGGACCTAAACCAAGGGAGGTTCCTGCAAAACGGTCAGTGTGGGTACATCCTGAAACCTCCCTTCATGTGCCAGCCCGGCACCACCTTCAACCCAGAGAATGTTGGTGGAGGTCCTGGCCACAGACCTGTACTGTTCACTGTCCGG ATTATTTCAGCTCAGCAGCTTCCCAAGCCAGAGTGGGACAAGCCCAGCTCCATTGTGGACCCTCATGTGTGGGTGGAGATTCATGGTGCTACCATCGACAACAATAAGAAGAAGACtcatcatgttgacaataatg gcTTTAACCCGCGGTGGGACTGTACATTTAACTTCACCATCCATGCCCCTGACTTGGCCCTGGTTCGCTTCATGGTGGAAGACCACGACTACACCTCCAGCAATGACTTCCTGGGGCAATACACCCTGCCTTTCACCAGTCTCCGCACAG GCTATCGCCACGTCCGACTGCTCAAGGTGGACGGCTCCACCCTTTCACCCGCATCGCTCTTCGTCCACGTCACGGTCGGCCCCTGTGAGAGCAGTCCCCACAAATCGTCTGCAAAATCACCGGCCAGGTCACCGACCAAGTCATCCGCCCAGGGACCCTAA